Below is a genomic region from Treponema sp. OMZ 798.
ATCCTATAAGGATTTCCCGAAAAAGGGTAGAGTAAATAAGATGGCTCTTGTAGGCACTCCCTTTATTTACAATCTTGTAAAAAAAGAAGAAGGCTCTTGGCATAAGGGTTATATCATCGATCCGGGTGATGGAAAGTATTACTATTGCAAAATCAAATTTCACAAGGCTGACGGAAAAAAATATAAGACCGACACCCTTGAAATGCGCGGAGAAATCGGTTTAGGCATAGGCCGCAGCCAGTATTGGCTTAGAACCGATAAAGAAGAAACTGATGATCTTATTAAAAATAATGTCATAGATGATGAAAATAAGGATAAGGAGATGGCTGCCGAGTAAAATTTAGGCCGCATCCTAACGCAGTTCCGTATCGTTAATTATGCTTTTTGCAAGGGCTGTAAGGCCTTTAGCGGTAGAAAGCGGATAAGGTTCTATCGAGTTCCATTCAGGGTTTAAGCAGACGCCCGGTACAAATTGGGTCAGCCTCCATCTTGCATT
It encodes:
- a CDS encoding DUF2147 domain-containing protein; its protein translation is MKKIIFTAIFFMFVATFCFSQDPVIGLWKSVDEKTNKVTGVWKIYEKDGKLFGEMLVTIGHHPQEAASSCKESYKDFPKKGRVNKMALVGTPFIYNLVKKEEGSWHKGYIIDPGDGKYYYCKIKFHKADGKKYKTDTLEMRGEIGLGIGRSQYWLRTDKEETDDLIKNNVIDDENKDKEMAAE